The Sphingomonas sp. KR3-1 genome contains a region encoding:
- a CDS encoding XRE family transcriptional regulator yields MGRKLGDIVAALPQDRRERVEARFLELKDEVESLGELRRVAGMAQADIASALKIKQPSVSKIEKQTDMYLSTLKSYVEAIGGQLDLIVRLPSREPVRIERLGDVITGAPRVARRATTVSRRKRIKAVSTR; encoded by the coding sequence ATGGGCCGCAAGCTTGGCGACATTGTCGCGGCGCTTCCGCAGGATCGCCGGGAGCGGGTCGAGGCGCGCTTCCTCGAGCTGAAGGATGAAGTCGAGAGTCTGGGTGAATTGCGCCGGGTCGCTGGCATGGCGCAGGCCGACATTGCCTCGGCACTGAAGATCAAGCAGCCTTCGGTTTCGAAGATTGAAAAGCAAACCGACATGTATCTTTCGACGCTCAAAAGTTATGTCGAAGCAATCGGTGGGCAACTCGACCTCATCGTCCGCCTGCCGTCGCGCGAACCCGTTCGCATCGAACGGCTTGGGGATGTGATCACCGGCGCTCCCCGGGTTGCGCGCCGCGCGACAACCGTGTCTCGGCGCAAGCGCATCAAGGCGGTCAGCACCCGCTGA
- a CDS encoding type II toxin-antitoxin system RelE/ParE family toxin encodes MSWEVSLGDEFDGEFDVLPEAVQDGVLAAAKLLEAFGPQLGRPHVDTLNDSSFSNMKELRFDAADGVWRIAFAFDPRREAILLVAGDKSGGSEKRFYKTLIRTADKRYQAHLDRLTAAKKKDAK; translated from the coding sequence ATGAGCTGGGAAGTCTCTCTCGGCGACGAGTTTGATGGCGAATTCGATGTATTGCCGGAGGCGGTCCAGGATGGGGTGCTTGCGGCAGCGAAGCTCCTGGAGGCTTTTGGCCCCCAGCTCGGGCGCCCGCATGTCGATACGCTCAATGACTCATCGTTCTCGAATATGAAGGAACTGCGCTTCGACGCTGCGGATGGCGTGTGGCGTATCGCCTTTGCATTCGATCCGCGCAGGGAGGCCATCCTGCTGGTCGCCGGCGACAAGTCGGGGGGCAGCGAGAAGCGCTTTTACAAGACGCTGATCCGGACGGCCGACAAGCGCTATCAGGCGCATCTGGATCGCTTGACGGCCGCGAAGAAGAAGGATGCGAAGTGA
- a CDS encoding plasmid pRiA4b ORF-3 family protein, protein MLDFPPLIARIEVQILHIAPPITRTFELPFSYTLSALHHILQTAFGWKDQHLHRFEIGGLNYGPPDPEQDDGSRRTFNSSTVRLEDFALRYGEPIVFLYEYDFGDRWVHAISLNVAVRDAAARYPRCTGGSRAGPPENSGGAEGYAKLLDAWGTPGNPDHKETRKWAGRRFDPERFDLSKTDEAVQEICRVLRLRDES, encoded by the coding sequence ATGCTCGACTTCCCGCCGCTAATCGCCCGCATCGAAGTGCAAATCCTTCATATAGCGCCCCCGATCACGCGAACCTTCGAACTGCCTTTCAGCTATACCCTGTCGGCGTTGCACCACATTTTGCAAACCGCGTTCGGGTGGAAGGACCAGCATCTGCACCGGTTCGAAATTGGCGGGCTCAATTACGGTCCGCCCGACCCGGAACAGGATGACGGAAGCCGCCGGACGTTCAATTCGAGCACGGTTCGGCTCGAGGATTTTGCGTTGCGCTATGGGGAGCCGATCGTCTTCCTGTATGAATATGATTTCGGTGATCGCTGGGTTCACGCGATATCGCTGAACGTTGCAGTGCGCGACGCTGCGGCGCGCTATCCGCGATGCACGGGCGGCAGCCGCGCGGGGCCGCCTGAGAACAGCGGCGGCGCGGAAGGCTATGCGAAATTACTTGACGCCTGGGGAACACCGGGAAATCCAGACCATAAGGAAACGCGCAAATGGGCCGGCCGCCGTTTCGATCCCGAACGCTTCGATCTCTCCAAGACCGACGAGGCTGTCCAAGAAATATGCCGGGTGCTGAGACTCAGAGATGAGAGTTAA
- a CDS encoding HNH endonuclease signature motif containing protein: MTEANGARSQFYDNMRRAGPGDLVLSYADGRVGRIGIVADFAISAPKPTEFGSIGTYWSDTGWLLPIHWIDVPLAVSPKAILDRLAPLLPATYSPIQAKTGNGNQKAYLAAVDRAVIDLVLEAANVRLDGRSFPAVVTARDFGTALDDIVEERIQQDGTLDQTVREQLSRARRGQGLFRERVLDVEPICRVTGVAIPTLLIASHIKPWRACQTAHERLDGFNGLMLTPHADFLFDRGLLGFEDDGRLLFSSKLSDDNATRLGLHSGRRPPPSPMQPRARPYFQHHRASVFIP, from the coding sequence GTGACCGAAGCCAATGGTGCGCGCAGCCAGTTTTACGATAACATGCGTCGCGCGGGGCCAGGCGATCTGGTTCTGTCATATGCTGATGGTCGTGTCGGTCGCATTGGAATTGTCGCTGATTTCGCAATCAGCGCGCCTAAACCGACCGAGTTCGGATCAATCGGGACTTATTGGAGTGACACGGGCTGGCTGCTGCCCATCCATTGGATCGACGTGCCGCTCGCAGTTAGCCCCAAAGCAATCCTTGATCGGCTGGCGCCGCTGTTGCCGGCAACCTATTCACCAATTCAAGCGAAGACCGGAAACGGCAATCAGAAGGCCTATCTCGCCGCAGTAGATCGCGCGGTTATCGATCTTGTGCTCGAAGCGGCTAACGTACGACTCGATGGCCGCTCATTTCCTGCAGTGGTGACCGCTAGAGATTTTGGTACCGCTCTCGACGACATTGTCGAAGAGCGCATTCAGCAGGATGGGACACTCGATCAGACGGTTCGGGAGCAACTCTCGCGTGCGCGTCGCGGGCAGGGATTATTTCGCGAGCGCGTGCTCGATGTCGAACCGATTTGCCGCGTCACCGGCGTCGCGATACCAACCTTGCTGATCGCCAGTCACATCAAGCCCTGGCGGGCGTGCCAGACCGCGCATGAACGGCTCGATGGCTTCAATGGCCTGATGCTCACCCCCCATGCGGACTTTCTGTTCGACCGGGGGCTGCTCGGGTTTGAGGATGACGGGCGGCTGCTGTTTTCCTCCAAACTGAGCGATGACAATGCCACCAGGCTTGGGCTGCACTCAGGGCGAAGGCCGCCACCGTCGCCGATGCAGCCTCGGGCGCGTCCCTATTTTCAGCATCATCGCGCCAGTGTCTTCATCCCCTGA
- a CDS encoding HipA domain-containing protein yields MTSKLPHPREAFVWTWLPEATKPVVAGRLVPNGERIQFIYGRSYRERTDAIPLYMPELPLVGEPIAPLGTLAMASAIRDGAPDAWGRRVILNRAFGVKGDDLDGLELDELVFLLESGSDRIGALDFQTSATTYAPRGGRHATVEELLASAEKVEKNLPLTPELDQALHHGSSIGGARPKALLTDGSRKYVAKFSSSGDTYSVVKGEYIAMRLAALAGLSVAPVRLIHAAGKDVLLVERFDRVPTENDWHRRAMVSALTILELDEMQARYASYQDLAEKIRFRFIDPTATLHELFARLTFNILVGNVDDHARNHAAFWDGAQLALTPAYDICPQARAGQEASQAMLIVGQQRSSQIATCLAAAGEFHMTSDQAIAIVSKQIETIGAQWLSLCDEANLGQVDRALFWGRQFLNPFAFYELEGPAAVLAERAATIRAQV; encoded by the coding sequence ATGACTTCTAAGCTGCCACATCCGCGCGAGGCCTTTGTCTGGACCTGGCTGCCCGAGGCCACGAAGCCAGTAGTTGCTGGCCGGCTGGTACCCAATGGCGAGCGTATCCAGTTCATTTATGGTCGTTCGTATCGCGAGCGGACCGACGCCATTCCGCTTTATATGCCGGAACTCCCGCTCGTAGGCGAACCCATCGCGCCCCTCGGTACGCTCGCGATGGCGAGCGCGATCCGCGACGGCGCCCCTGACGCGTGGGGAAGGCGTGTCATTCTCAACAGGGCCTTCGGGGTCAAAGGCGACGACCTTGATGGGCTTGAGCTGGACGAGCTGGTCTTCCTGCTCGAATCTGGCTCGGATCGAATCGGCGCACTGGATTTCCAGACGTCTGCAACCACGTATGCCCCACGCGGCGGCAGGCACGCGACGGTCGAGGAGCTGCTCGCCTCTGCGGAGAAGGTTGAGAAGAACCTGCCGCTCACTCCGGAGCTCGATCAGGCCCTGCATCATGGCAGTTCGATCGGTGGTGCCCGTCCAAAGGCGCTGCTCACGGACGGGTCGCGTAAATACGTCGCTAAATTCTCCAGCAGCGGCGACACCTATTCGGTCGTGAAGGGTGAATATATCGCGATGCGCCTAGCCGCGCTCGCTGGGCTATCAGTCGCGCCGGTCCGGCTGATCCATGCTGCGGGCAAGGATGTGCTTTTAGTCGAGCGGTTTGATCGCGTGCCGACAGAGAATGACTGGCACCGGCGGGCGATGGTCTCGGCTCTCACCATCCTCGAGCTCGACGAGATGCAGGCGCGCTACGCCAGCTATCAGGACCTTGCCGAAAAAATACGCTTCCGCTTCATCGATCCGACCGCGACTCTGCACGAGCTGTTCGCGCGGCTAACGTTCAACATCCTGGTTGGCAATGTCGACGATCATGCGCGCAACCACGCCGCTTTTTGGGATGGGGCGCAGCTCGCTCTCACGCCCGCCTACGACATTTGCCCACAGGCCCGAGCCGGACAGGAAGCCAGCCAAGCAATGCTGATTGTTGGCCAGCAACGCTCGAGCCAGATTGCCACCTGTCTAGCTGCCGCCGGCGAATTCCATATGACGTCTGACCAAGCAATCGCGATCGTGTCTAAGCAGATCGAGACTATTGGCGCGCAATGGCTCTCGCTGTGCGACGAGGCGAACCTAGGGCAGGTGGATAGAGCGCTGTTCTGGGGACGGCAATTCCTCAATCCATTTGCCTTCTACGAGCTTGAAGGGCCGGCGGCGGTACTCGCGGAGCGCGCCGCAACGATCCGCGCCCAAGTCTAA
- a CDS encoding helix-turn-helix transcriptional regulator, whose protein sequence is MPASKKRSYARYTIAAVELLGALVQLERKSRKMTAQEMADRLGIDRSTLQRLEQGDPKVELGLAFEACAILGIPLFEEDTHGVSMRLDEAGKRLALLPSRVRPKQMSISDDF, encoded by the coding sequence ATGCCTGCATCAAAGAAGCGCAGCTACGCACGCTATACAATTGCCGCGGTAGAGCTCCTTGGCGCGCTTGTGCAGCTTGAGCGCAAGTCGCGAAAGATGACCGCGCAAGAAATGGCGGACCGGCTCGGTATCGACCGCAGCACCTTGCAGCGGCTCGAACAGGGTGATCCGAAGGTCGAACTGGGACTTGCCTTCGAGGCTTGTGCCATCCTCGGCATTCCGCTGTTCGAAGAGGACACGCACGGCGTGTCGATGCGGCTCGACGAAGCGGGTAAGCGCCTGGCACTACTTCCTAGCCGCGTGCGGCCGAAGCAGATGAGCATCAGCGATGACTTCTAA
- a CDS encoding HEPN-associated N-terminal domain-containing protein, protein MTGSTNDESNSFILALVDEIPMGSLKDTLLDAETFTSHPDRFVSAECFEDPFLQRLITANLVSRVCTYSGRRARKPIAAPLDLVVTHILSSLECHYDDAANGVAWEGGYVGDMTLDTYDLVDETVTFADDASDTLRFDIVNALPQRDWSKIDPYGPRERDVLSWSWNDFTETVKHVRRYFFERHLTSTDWREETVSPSQLLSEVLSNCEATGMIRALPAGQRYFRCRSRKKGERYIHPIDLGPPPAVKASQSRMSPAGIPMFYGARERKTARAEILEAGQRYAIAEFRTTRPIRILDLTMSPRVSIFDPHNGHLNEWAHFMGAFVRDFQRPVAHDGAEHVDYVPTQVVSEYIRSWPRKGGQIDGVAYRSVKRPGGQCVVLFIDASEVEPAIDPREAPAGTKMLAMRVVTNRGKYAGERGA, encoded by the coding sequence TTGACGGGCAGTACCAATGACGAGTCTAATTCCTTCATTCTCGCATTAGTCGATGAGATACCAATGGGAAGTTTGAAAGACACGCTGCTCGACGCCGAGACCTTCACGTCACACCCAGACCGCTTCGTTTCGGCCGAGTGTTTCGAGGACCCCTTCCTCCAACGGCTGATCACCGCGAACCTGGTGTCGAGGGTCTGCACCTATTCTGGCAGGAGAGCGCGCAAGCCTATAGCTGCGCCGCTGGATCTCGTCGTAACGCACATCCTCTCTAGTCTTGAATGTCACTACGACGATGCGGCCAATGGGGTGGCTTGGGAAGGTGGATATGTCGGCGACATGACGCTGGATACCTATGACCTGGTCGACGAGACGGTGACGTTTGCCGACGATGCGAGCGACACATTGCGCTTCGATATCGTAAATGCGCTACCCCAGCGCGACTGGAGCAAGATCGATCCCTATGGGCCGCGCGAGCGTGATGTGCTGTCGTGGAGCTGGAACGATTTTACCGAAACGGTGAAGCATGTCCGCCGATACTTCTTCGAGCGGCATCTCACATCGACCGATTGGCGAGAGGAGACCGTCTCGCCTTCGCAGCTGCTCAGTGAGGTTTTGAGCAATTGCGAGGCCACCGGAATGATAAGGGCGTTGCCGGCAGGTCAGCGTTATTTCCGGTGTCGTTCGCGCAAGAAGGGCGAGCGCTACATCCACCCCATCGATCTCGGGCCCCCGCCGGCGGTGAAGGCGTCGCAGAGCCGCATGAGCCCGGCAGGCATTCCGATGTTCTACGGCGCGCGTGAGAGGAAAACGGCTCGCGCCGAGATCCTCGAAGCGGGCCAGCGCTACGCAATCGCCGAGTTTCGAACCACTCGGCCCATCAGGATCCTCGACCTGACGATGTCTCCTCGCGTGAGTATCTTCGATCCACACAACGGCCATCTCAACGAGTGGGCACACTTCATGGGTGCGTTCGTGCGGGATTTCCAGCGCCCAGTGGCGCACGACGGCGCGGAGCATGTCGACTATGTGCCGACCCAAGTGGTGAGCGAATATATCCGCTCTTGGCCGCGCAAGGGCGGGCAGATCGATGGCGTCGCCTACCGAAGTGTAAAGAGGCCAGGTGGGCAATGCGTGGTGTTGTTCATCGATGCGAGCGAGGTCGAACCCGCAATCGACCCGCGTGAAGCACCCGCCGGTACGAAGATGCTTGCGATGCGAGTGGTGACGAATCGTGGCAAATACGCTGGCGAGCGGGGCGCCTGA
- a CDS encoding reverse transcriptase family protein, translating into MIGASPHQYRANALAAGLSSQTIQHVLAQAERVERNGVPAILTLRHLAHITGADYKYLRAIVSRSEDGYTPFTIRKKTGGSRLIASPEPQLLSVQRWIARQVLANRPVHICSMAYARGASPLKCASRHIGARWLFKFDIHDFFESISEDRVYSIFRSCGYQPLIAFELARICTRVHSAYASIPPRWQSRRVHGPTEITAYSDDRLGHLPQGAPTSPMLSNLVSEPMDDLLASLARSQGLVYTRYSDDVVFSTSDDITRREIRDLLNDITRIFASFGHRLHRKKITIAPPGARKLVLGLLVDGSQVRLSREYRARLEGHVRGIETFGLAEHAASRHFASIWGMVRHIGGLIAHAKAVDGPFGDAMALRLSTALTALGWSEPSG; encoded by the coding sequence ATGATTGGCGCTTCGCCCCACCAATATCGTGCCAACGCTCTGGCGGCGGGTCTTTCGTCCCAGACCATTCAGCACGTTCTCGCCCAGGCTGAACGCGTAGAGCGCAATGGCGTGCCGGCTATTCTGACGCTGCGCCATCTCGCTCACATCACCGGCGCCGACTACAAATATCTGAGGGCGATCGTTTCCCGCAGCGAGGATGGCTATACGCCGTTCACCATCCGCAAGAAGACTGGCGGCAGCCGCTTGATCGCATCTCCAGAGCCGCAGCTGTTGAGCGTGCAGCGCTGGATCGCGCGCCAGGTTTTGGCGAACCGCCCGGTTCACATCTGCAGTATGGCCTATGCGCGCGGCGCCTCGCCCTTGAAATGCGCGAGCCGCCACATTGGCGCGAGATGGCTGTTCAAATTCGATATTCACGACTTCTTCGAGAGCATTTCGGAGGATCGAGTCTATTCGATATTTCGTTCGTGCGGCTATCAACCTCTGATCGCGTTCGAGCTCGCAAGGATTTGTACCCGCGTGCATTCAGCCTATGCGAGCATCCCGCCGAGATGGCAGTCGCGCCGCGTTCATGGCCCAACGGAAATCACTGCTTATAGCGACGATCGTCTCGGCCATTTGCCACAGGGCGCCCCAACCAGCCCGATGCTCTCGAACCTGGTCAGCGAGCCGATGGACGACCTTCTCGCATCGCTCGCGCGCAGCCAGGGTCTAGTCTATACGCGGTATTCCGACGACGTCGTTTTCTCGACCAGTGACGACATCACGCGGCGGGAAATCCGCGACCTCCTCAACGATATCACTCGGATATTTGCATCCTTCGGGCATCGTCTGCACCGGAAGAAGATCACTATCGCGCCGCCCGGCGCGCGAAAGCTGGTGCTCGGGCTTCTCGTCGATGGCAGCCAAGTGCGGCTCTCGCGCGAGTATCGAGCGCGGCTTGAGGGACATGTTCGAGGGATCGAGACGTTCGGGCTGGCAGAGCACGCTGCGTCGCGCCACTTCGCATCGATATGGGGCATGGTGCGTCATATTGGCGGATTGATCGCGCACGCCAAGGCCGTCGACGGGCCGTTCGGCGATGCCATGGCGCTCCGCCTTTCGACTGCGCTCACTGCCCTCGGTTGGAGTGAGCCATCCGGTTGA
- the rtcA gene encoding RNA 3'-terminal phosphate cyclase produces the protein MIIIDGSEGEGGGQVVRNSCALSLVTGQPFRITNARGKREKPGLMRQHVTAIEAACAIGGAICEGVAVGASDFTFTPGRVAPGEYHFAVGTAGSTGLVFQTLLMPLLLAGGPSRLVLEGGTHNMLAPPFDFMAKAFVPVIRRMGANIEMRLVRHGFYPRGGGRIEVDIVPGTLAPIDCLDRGALRSVSGTALFAALAPNIAEREIATVRKLLPDWPEDAFAARQLPEEQGPGNVLLLEAMFEHATEIFTGFGKLGLSAESLAKTAAHRMAGFLASDAFAGPYLADQLLLPFALAGGGSFTTVKPSQHALTARDTIERFTGQRWVFEQQSNGCHLVRRRRDA, from the coding sequence ATGATCATCATCGATGGATCGGAAGGCGAAGGCGGCGGGCAGGTAGTGCGCAATAGCTGCGCGCTGTCGCTCGTCACCGGGCAGCCGTTCCGCATCACCAATGCGCGCGGCAAGCGCGAGAAGCCGGGGCTGATGCGCCAGCACGTCACGGCGATCGAGGCGGCGTGCGCGATCGGTGGCGCCATCTGCGAAGGTGTAGCGGTCGGCGCGTCCGACTTCACCTTCACGCCCGGCCGCGTCGCGCCCGGCGAATATCATTTCGCGGTGGGCACGGCGGGCAGCACCGGTCTGGTCTTCCAGACCCTGCTGATGCCGCTGCTGCTGGCCGGCGGCCCCTCGCGGCTCGTCCTCGAAGGCGGGACCCACAACATGCTCGCCCCGCCGTTCGACTTCATGGCGAAGGCGTTCGTGCCGGTGATACGTCGCATGGGCGCGAATATCGAGATGCGGCTCGTCCGTCACGGCTTCTATCCGCGTGGGGGAGGGCGGATAGAGGTGGATATCGTGCCGGGCACGCTGGCGCCGATCGACTGCCTCGATCGTGGCGCGCTTCGGTCCGTGTCCGGCACGGCATTGTTCGCGGCGCTGGCACCCAACATCGCCGAGCGCGAGATTGCGACGGTGCGCAAACTGCTTCCCGACTGGCCGGAAGATGCGTTTGCCGCGCGGCAGCTTCCGGAGGAACAGGGCCCGGGCAACGTGTTGTTGCTCGAGGCGATGTTCGAGCATGCCACCGAGATTTTCACGGGTTTCGGTAAATTGGGCCTGTCGGCGGAATCGCTCGCCAAGACGGCAGCGCATCGCATGGCCGGGTTCCTGGCTTCCGATGCGTTCGCGGGACCCTATCTGGCGGACCAGCTCCTACTGCCTTTCGCACTGGCGGGTGGTGGCAGCTTCACTACGGTGAAGCCGAGCCAGCATGCATTGACCGCGCGCGACACCATCGAGCGCTTTACGGGCCAGCGCTGGGTATTCGAACAGCAGTCGAACGGATGCCATTTGGTGCGACGAAGGCGCGACGCCTGA
- a CDS encoding nucleotidyltransferase domain-containing protein, which yields MRREMTTKADRTIPPAVRQEIKARLDRIEADNGVRLLLAVESGSRAWGFPSPDSDYDVRFLYVRPRDWYLSLAPGRDVIETPIEDEIDLNGWDVRKALTLLLKSNAVVSEWIESPIRYRPDDRFVGRLRRLADDLLNPRAIAYHYARSGKLAADRWLYGGDPVPVKKYFYALRPALAIRTIRLSPASRPPMNLQALVAASDLPAVLVEQIDALVEAKARTNERANGARLSAIDALIRDELGQAAELPARKLRDRFVDRSDQLFRELVNT from the coding sequence ATGAGAAGAGAAATGACGACCAAGGCTGACAGGACCATCCCTCCAGCTGTCCGGCAGGAGATCAAGGCTCGGCTCGACAGGATCGAGGCGGACAATGGCGTGCGCCTGCTGCTCGCGGTCGAATCCGGTTCGCGCGCCTGGGGGTTTCCCTCGCCCGACAGCGACTATGATGTGCGCTTCCTCTATGTCCGGCCGCGCGACTGGTATCTCTCGCTCGCACCGGGCCGCGACGTGATCGAGACGCCCATCGAGGACGAAATCGATCTGAATGGTTGGGACGTGCGCAAGGCGCTTACCCTGCTGCTCAAGTCCAACGCGGTGGTGAGCGAGTGGATCGAATCGCCGATCCGCTACCGGCCCGACGACCGCTTTGTCGGCCGGCTGAGGCGCCTTGCGGACGATCTGCTCAATCCGCGCGCGATTGCGTATCACTATGCGCGATCGGGCAAGTTGGCCGCGGATCGGTGGCTCTATGGTGGGGATCCGGTGCCGGTGAAGAAGTATTTCTACGCACTGCGCCCGGCGCTGGCGATCCGGACAATCCGGCTGAGCCCGGCATCGCGTCCGCCGATGAACCTGCAGGCACTGGTTGCGGCCAGCGATCTGCCGGCCGTGCTGGTCGAGCAGATCGATGCGCTGGTCGAGGCAAAGGCCCGCACCAACGAACGTGCGAACGGGGCCCGGCTGTCCGCGATCGATGCACTGATCCGCGACGAGCTCGGCCAAGCGGCCGAGCTCCCGGCGCGCAAATTGCGCGATCGTTTCGTCGATCGCTCGGATCAACTTTTTCGTGAACTGGTAAACACATGA
- a CDS encoding RtcB family protein, with product MTEALYDFQHVEGGVPIKMWTRGVPVEDGARAQLARAAQMPFVFKHVAAMPDVHIGIGATVGSVIPTKGAVIPAAVGVDIGCGMMAARTSLAASDLPDTLEGIRSAIEQAVPHGRDVGRGKRDKGSWGDPPAAIVEAWATLAQRFDRIVEKYPKLRNTNNLVHLGTLGTGNHFIELCLDQEQRVWVMLHSGSRGIGNAIGSYFIELAKQDMRKWHINLPDENLAYFPEGTDHFDDYVEAVGWAQDFAALNRRMMMTNVIRALRGQIAKPFDAELEAVNCHHNYVQRENHFGENVLVTRKGAVRAAKGVLGIIPGSMGAKSFIVRGLGNAESFDSCSHGAGRVMSRTAAKKLVTLDEHIRDTAGVACRKDEGVIDETPKAYKPIEAVMAAQADLVEIVHTLKQVVCVKG from the coding sequence ATGACCGAGGCTTTGTATGATTTCCAGCATGTCGAAGGTGGCGTGCCGATCAAGATGTGGACCCGCGGCGTGCCGGTCGAGGACGGTGCGCGCGCCCAGCTTGCACGCGCGGCGCAGATGCCGTTCGTGTTCAAGCACGTGGCCGCCATGCCCGATGTCCATATTGGCATCGGCGCGACTGTCGGTTCGGTGATTCCGACCAAGGGCGCGGTGATCCCGGCGGCGGTGGGCGTCGATATCGGCTGCGGCATGATGGCGGCGCGCACCTCGCTGGCGGCGAGCGACCTGCCCGACACTCTCGAGGGCATCCGCTCCGCGATCGAGCAGGCGGTGCCGCACGGCCGCGACGTGGGCCGGGGCAAGCGTGACAAGGGCTCATGGGGCGATCCGCCCGCGGCGATCGTCGAAGCCTGGGCTACACTTGCCCAGCGCTTCGATCGGATCGTCGAGAAATATCCGAAGCTCAGGAACACCAACAACCTGGTGCATCTGGGCACGCTCGGCACGGGCAACCACTTCATCGAGCTGTGCCTCGACCAGGAGCAGCGCGTGTGGGTGATGCTGCATTCGGGTTCGCGCGGCATCGGCAACGCGATCGGCAGCTATTTTATCGAGCTGGCGAAGCAGGATATGCGCAAGTGGCACATCAACCTGCCCGACGAGAACCTAGCCTATTTCCCGGAAGGGACCGACCATTTCGACGACTATGTCGAGGCGGTCGGCTGGGCGCAGGACTTCGCGGCGCTGAACCGGCGGATGATGATGACCAATGTCATCCGTGCGCTCAGGGGGCAGATCGCCAAGCCGTTCGATGCGGAGCTGGAGGCGGTCAACTGCCACCACAACTATGTCCAGCGCGAGAACCACTTCGGTGAGAACGTGCTGGTCACCCGCAAGGGCGCAGTCCGCGCGGCGAAGGGCGTGCTGGGCATCATTCCCGGCTCGATGGGCGCCAAGTCGTTCATCGTCCGTGGGTTGGGCAATGCCGAATCGTTCGACAGCTGCAGCCATGGCGCGGGGCGCGTGATGTCCCGTACCGCGGCGAAGAAGCTGGTGACGCTCGACGAGCATATCCGCGATACCGCGGGCGTCGCGTGCCGCAAGGACGAAGGCGTGATCGACGAGACGCCGAAGGCGTACAAGCCGATCGAGGCCGTGATGGCGGCGCAGGCCGACCTGGTCGAGATCGTCCATACGCTCAAGCAGGTGGTGTGCGTGAAGGGCTAA